agatctgataggcagagttcctgatgaactatggacagaggtttgtgacactgtacaggagacagggatcgagaccatccccatggaaaagaaatgccaaaaagcaaaatggctgcctgaagaggccttacaaatagctgtaaaaagtaGAGAAGTgaggagcaaaggagaaaaggaaagatatactcatttgaagcagagttccaaagaataccaaggaggggtaagaaagccttcctcagtgatcagtgcaaagaaatagagggaaacaatacaatggtaaagactagagatctcttcaagaaaattagagacaccaagggagcatttcatgcaaagatgggttcaataaaggacagaaatggtatggacctaacagaagcagaagatgttaagaagaggtggtaagaatacacagaaaaactgtacaaaaaagatcttcatgacccagataatcacgatggtgtgatcactcacctagatccagatgtcctggaatatgaagtcaagtgggccttaggaagcatcactatgaacaaagctagcagaggtgatggaattccagtggagctatttcaaatcctgaaagatgatgctgtgaaagtgctgcacaatatgccagcaaatttggaaaactcagtaatggccacaggactggaaaaggtcagttttcattccaatcccaaagaaaggcaatgccaaagaatgttcaaactactgcacaattgcactcatctcacacaatagtgaagtaatgctcaaaattctgcaagccaggcttcagcaaaacatgaaccgcgaacttccagatgttcaagctggtttaagaaaaggtagaggaactggagatcaaattgccaacatctggtggatcactgaaaaagcaagagagttccagaaaaacatctatttctgctttattgactatgctgaagccttgacggtgtggatcacaataaactgtggaaaattctgaaagagatgggaatagcaggccacctgatctgcctcttgagaaacctgtatgcaggtcaggaagcaacagttagaactggaaatggaacaacagactggttccaaatagggaaacgagtatgtcaaggctgtatattgtcaccctggttatttaacttctatgcagagtacatcatgagaaacgctgggctggaagaagcacaagctggaattaagattgctgggagaaatatcaataacctcagatatgcagatcacaccaccgttaggtagaaattgaagaagaactaaaaagcctcttgatgaaagtgaaagaggagagtgaaaaagttggcttaaagctcaacattcagaaaacgaagatcatggcatctggtcccgtcacttcatggcaaatagatgggcaaacaatggaaacagtgactgactttatttttttgggctccagaatcactgcagatggtgattgcagccatgaaattaaaagatgcttactccttggaatgaaattatgaccaacctagacagaatattaaaaagcagaaacattatttgatcaacaaaggtccatctagtcaaggctatggtttttccagtagtcatgtatggatgagagaattggactataaagaaagctaacgcagaagaattgatgcttttgaactgtggtgttggagaatattctcaagagtcccttggattgcaaagacatccaaccaatccatcctaaaggagatcagtcctgggtcttcattggaaggagtaatgttgaagctgaaactgcaatactttggccaccttattcgaagagctgacttatttgaaaagaccctgatgctaggaaagattgagggcaggaggagaaggggacgacagaagatgatatggttgcatggcatcaccgactcaatggacatgagtttgggtagactctgggagttggtgatggacagggaagcctggtgtgctgcagttcataagtcggaagagtcggacatgactgagcgactgaactgaactgaactgaaatgcattGCACCTTCAAGTCCATAGAGCCTTAAAATGCCCCTTTAACCAGAAGATTCCTCTAGCATATGAAGAGATTCTACATGGCATTTATGTCCTGTGGTTAAGATGATTCAGCAGCAGGGATGCTTGAGTGAAGAGTTTGGGAGGTGGAGGCTGTTGCTTCTAGTTCTCCTCCAGGCTATGTCGGATCCCATAGCCAAAGTATATGGCAAATCCTAGTAGGGAAATGAGATGATGAGAAGGGAAAGTAGGTACTCTCCTTACTGATACACAGTCGTGTACATGctcgtgtgcatgctcagtccctcagtcgtgactgactcttttgtgaccccatggaccatagccctccaggctcctctgtccatgagattctccaatgaagcgtactggagtgggctgctatttcctcctccaggggatcctcctgacccagggatcgagcccatgtctcttacatttcctgcattggcaggtggattttttaccactgagacaccagggaacccCACACTTGCTCACTAGGTCTCCTATGAGGGTATCTGACACAGAATAGGGGAGTGATGTTAGGAAGAGGATGGGGATCAGTCAACTGAGAGATCTCTTAATCCCAGAAAATCACTTACCAATGGCATTCCAGACACTGAATTGGATCCAGGCCCCAGAAGTCATCTGCATCATCAGATAAACGTTCAGAAAGATGCTCACCAGTGGGAGGACAGGCAGAGCAGGGACCTGTGGGCAGAGTCAGTTCATCCCTGAACACAGCCCAGATGTTGGAAAAGGAGCCTGCAACCCACATGTGGGCAGGAAGACTCCAGTCCTATTGAAGCTGTGTGTTCAGTGCCTACTGAAACTGGGTATGTGAAGCACTGAGTGTGGATCAGGGAAGGGTCCATTGATTTGAGCAATTTCCTATCTTCCCACGTTCAGTAAAGGGTGTTTAGACCTCAAAACAGATAGACTTCGTTCACTCAAGGTGGATAGTTTGGGCACAAAAGGTcacctacttttaaaaaattaattaactaattaatttggctgtgtcagaactgagttgtgGCCCaaaggcttctctagttgtgggtcATGGGCTTATTTGCCCTGCAGCATACTGGGTATTTTGTTCCCCCACAAGGAATccaacctacatcccctgcatggCTAGGtatatttttaaccactggaccaccagggaagtccctcacctaCCCTGAATGGAAGAGGAGAGGGGCTCTGGCGCTGCCTCCAGATGATGATCGTGACCCCAatgatgagcagcagcagcagcacagccactGTTGTGAGCACGGGGTCTCCAGAGAACAACTGGCTGGGCCACTGGGCCAGGATCAGGCTCAGGATGATCAGCAGGAGAACTGCAAGGGTCAAGGTGGAGGAAAACAGGCTGGacccagaaaacaaagatatcaGGACCTCGGGCCACACCCTTCCCCAGGCTGCCCACATCAGGAAGGGGCATCATTTTTCTACTACTTcgtaactgaaaaagacacatatttcCAGCCTGTCCTGTCAATTTCAGAATACCACCAAAGAGAAGTCCCATTGCTCACCAAGCAGGAAGGCACATCCATAGACAATCTGGCCAGATTTCCGGGTGGGGATGGTGCTGGTAGGGAACCACAGACTCTTCAGAATGTTTGAGTTTCCTGCTTCAGATACAAGCtctgaaatgttttcttcaaCTTTAAGTTTCAtctcaatttcctcctctgttttctccttgcTGAACTTCTGATCCGGCTGGTACCTGAGTGAGAGGATATAAGGCAATATTAACAACAGACCATATACTCATCCATCATCAGAGAGTTTAATCCAACTCTTTCCCGACTTCAGCAGAGCAGGACATAAAGCTAGAAGAATCTTAGGTCCCCTTGAGTCCACGACCCCCAGCCAAGGTGTAGCGGAATCTCACCTGAGGGCAAGCACAGAGAGAGCCACCAGGGAGTAAGCAAGCAGGGTCCCGATTGATAGGAGGTCCACCAGATCACTGAACTTGAAGAGTAACGCCATGACCGCTAGGATGAGGGCACAGACAAGGTGGGGAAGGGAGTGAGAAACAGCCGGAAATATCAAAGGTAAGGAAATGATCAAACAAGGGATGGGTTTTGTTTATTCACCTGCAAGGTTTCCAGAAGACATGATGGCCATGACAGGGGTGCCTGTGTGGGCATGGATCTGGGCAAGTCCCCGAAAAAGGAGTCCGTCCTCTGCCATCACGTATATCACCTGAGGCATGGGGAACATATCACCTAGGAGActggaaaggaaaatggaaatgtaGATAAGGACATGGAGAGACAGGAAGGGAGGACCGGGGCTTCCATGATGTAGTCTACACGGTGCCAGGTGTCCTTCCTTCTCGTCTCTCAATCCGAAGGGCTGGGATACCAGAGCATCTGACAGTCAGTGGGGAGAAAGCCATGATACTGACCTGGATGTAAGAGCACAGAGGGTGCCAACAGCCACAACATATCTGGCAGGGCCCCACCCAACAAGGAGGAAAGCCTCTGGCAAGGGGTTCTCAGGATGAATCTGGTAGTAGGGCACCATGAGGGTGAGTGCTGCTGAGACACCAAAGCACACCAAAAAGCAGATGAAGATCGTGATCATGGTGCTCACGGGGATGGACCGCTGAGGATTTAGGGCTTCTTCCCCTGCAGGATGCGTAGGTGTACTAGGTTAGGAAAACACAGGGAGCAAAAGCACAATATCCCCTTTCCTCTTGCACCATCAAAAGCAGCTTATCCTTCTTCCGACCCCTGTGCCCAAGGGCAGCCTAATCTGTGGCCAAACCTCTGATGAGAAGCACAGTGACTATATTACCTTTAGTGACAATGGCATCAAAACCAATAAACATGTAGAAACACATAGctgctccctggagaatcccatccaAACCAAAAGGTACAAACCCTCCGGAACCCAGAGGGCCCAACCTATGGTGAGAGAAGGAATGAGGAAGAACATGGGTGAGATGAGTTCAGCCATCTCTACTGGACTCTTCCCTTCATACCCCAAGTGCTGGACTCCAGGACCCCCATCACTGAGATCCATCAGCCCAGGTCtctttggtggtggtttactcatttagtcatgactgactctttcgaccccatgggctgtagcctgccaggctcctctgtccatgggattatccaggtaagaa
The nucleotide sequence above comes from Bos indicus x Bos taurus breed Angus x Brahman F1 hybrid chromosome 18, Bos_hybrid_MaternalHap_v2.0, whole genome shotgun sequence. Encoded proteins:
- the LOC113876037 gene encoding cationic amino acid transporter 3-like translates to MALCLVFSADLTSSTLSRMRCQDVHHFGQKLIRRRQLKPTEGSESPKARHLNTLDLVVLGVASTLGAGVYILVGEVAMFIAGPAIVISFLVAALSSVLSGLCYAEFGTWVSWTGSAHLYSYISVGELWAFVTGWNLILAYVIAVASVAKAWSHTFDSLIGNHISQALEGIFSPYMPYFLATYPDFVALAVLLLLTGLLVLGAPESTLLYRVFTGINVLVLSFVIISGFVKGDLHNWKLTEQDYTLNTSESIGTSRLGPLGSGGFVPFGLDGILQGAAMCFYMFIGFDAIVTKGEEALNPQRSIPVSTMITIFICFLVCFGVSAALTLMVPYYQIHPENPLPEAFLLVGWGPARYVVAVGTLCALTSSLLGDMFPMPQVIYVMAEDGLLFRGLAQIHAHTGTPVMAIMSSGNLAAVMALLFKFSDLVDLLSIGTLLAYSLVALSVLALRYQPDQKFSKEKTEEEIEMKLKVEENISELVSEAGNSNILKSLWFPTSTIPTRKSGQIVYGCAFLLVLLLIILSLILAQWPSQLFSGDPVLTTVAVLLLLLIIGVTIIIWRQRQSPSPLPFRVPALPVLPLVSIFLNVYLMMQMTSGAWIQFSVWNAIGFAIYFGYGIRHSLEEN